A window from Dromaius novaehollandiae isolate bDroNov1 chromosome 1, bDroNov1.hap1, whole genome shotgun sequence encodes these proteins:
- the NTS gene encoding neurotensin/neuromedin N, with protein MRAQLVCVALLALAAGSLCSDSEEEMKALEADLLTNMYTSKINRAKLPYWKMTLLNVCNLINNINNQVGETAEVDEEDLISGRQFPAALDGFGLEAMLTVYQLQKVCHSRAFQHWELLQQDTFDLENSSQDKEIMKRKNPYILKRQLHVNKARRPYILKRSSYY; from the exons ATGAGAGCCCAGCTGGTGTGCGTGGCGCTGCTGGCCTTGGCCGCCGGCAGCCTCTGCTCAG ATTCAGAAGAGGAAATGAAAGCGTTAGAAGCAGATTTATTGACCAATATGTATACATCAAAg ATTAACAGAGCAAAACTTCCTTACTGGAAAATGACTCTGCTAAATGTCTGCAATCTTATCAACAACATAAACAACCAAGTGGGGgaaacagcagaggtagatgaaGAAGATCTCATTTCAGGAAGACAGTTTCCTGCTGCCCTGGATGGCTTTGGCTTGGAAGCAATGCTGACAGTATATCAACTCCAAAAAGTTTGCCACAGCAGAGCCTTTCAGCACTGGGAG TTACTTCAGCAAGATACTTTTGATCTAGAGAATTCAAGCCAAGATAAGGaaataatgaagagaaaaaatcCCTATATTCTGAAACGGCAGCTACATGTGAACAAAGCTAGAAGACCGTACATACTCAAGAGAAGTTCATATTACTGA